From the genome of Fusarium oxysporum f. sp. lycopersici 4287 chromosome 3, whole genome shotgun sequence, one region includes:
- a CDS encoding hypothetical protein (At least one base has a quality score < 10) — protein MTNQYLDFPSVCENGLGRLDNLLTYSKCDRDRPRCHACVKRQTDCRYTHVANLLKETTGSASNGCRITTTSKKKYGSNGKPRIPNIADRGMLSDLRASSHGADALSIGLLSNVPYSSPSASNVFGIGSEHPFVNYWTGEGGLHDPISVLPEKIQADILLSRYFECVDPVYPVIHRQTFYADYEYFWQLKQQEKTSSTDPTFVALIFAMLALGTQFVTSTTPFQERKLTAEFYASASSQSLRIATYLSSASLRSIQAMVLLAYFLVNNNHTSDAWAFSGISIRQAHAMGLHRDPTIVTPDANLFEKQQRRKIWQAVLLQGTSLAVILSLPPPATHTDISVENPLDDSSSIAQSDFADAAYIRGCWTLANLVQETICSPRSLELPICTTVRQRSKLIADFRAVYQSFPDVFRSWDPDRITAMAKTNKRVVRQTLFLTNNYFHNLMLVYASESPDVPANIHATLDAAHDAITAFFTFFSLFEIEACAWWGFNHRAFLEALCIGNVLSETALEPEDRNKVTEGPLLVRAKADIIRMIQIMKVMGEDSEVARQRVRILSDFLV, from the exons ACCACTGGATCCGCCTCCAATGGCTGCCGCATTACGACAACCTCTAAGAAGAAGTATGGTTCCAATGGAAAGCCCCGTATTCCAAATATTGCAGATAGAGGCATGTTGAGTGATCTTAGGGCCTCCTCGCACGGCGCCGATGCGCTTTCTATTGGTCTTCTGTCCAACGTACCTTACTCTTCGCCTTCTGCAAGCAACGTTTTTGGTATTGGATCCGAGCACCCTTTTGTCAACTACTGGACTGGTGAAGGGGGCTTACATGACCCTATTTCAGTGCTTCCAGAGAAAATCCAAGCCGATATACTACTCAGCCGTTACTTTGAATGTGTTGACCCTGTGTATCCGGTGATACATCGCCAGACATTCTATGCAGACTACGAATATTTCTGGCAATTAAAGCAGCAAGAAAAGACCAGCAGCACAGATCCAACCTTCGTTGCATTGATATTTGCCATGCTAGCCTTGGGCACACAGTTTGTCACATCGACAACACCTTTCCAAGAACGGAAGCTGACAGCAGAGTTCTATGCTTCGGCCAGCAGCCAGTCTCTGCGTATTGCTACGTATCTTAGCAGTGCATCATTGCGGTCAATCCAGGCCATGGTATTATTAGCCTACTTCCTGGTCAACAACAACCACACATCGGATGCTTGGGCGTTTTCAGGCATTTCGATACGGCAAGCTCATGCTATGGGTCTACATAGAGATCCAACTATTG TAACTCCGGATGCCAACTTGTtcgagaagcagcagcgACGCAAGATCTGGCAAGCTGTCCTCCTCCAAGGTACATCACTGGCCGTCATACTCTCGCTGCCGCCTCCAGCGACACATACGGATATTTCCGTGGAAAATCCACTAGATGATAGTTCGTCGATTGCACAAAGCGATTTCGCAGATGCAGCGTATATTCGAGGCTGCTGGACTCTCGCCAACTTGGTCCAGGAGACAATCTGCTCGCCAAGGTCGTTAGAGCTGCCAATTTGCACCACAGTAAGACAGAGATCGAAGTTGATTGCCGATTTCCGAGCTGTCTACCAATCGTTTCCTGATGTCTTCAGGTCTTGGGATCCTGATCGCATCACGGCAATGGCGAAAACAAATAAGAGGGTGGTTCGTCAGACTTTGTTCCTGACCAACAACTACTTCCATAATCTGATGCTCGTTTATGCTTCTGAGAGCCCTGATGTTCCTGCCAATATTCATGCGACCCTGGATGCAGCACACGACGCGATCACAGCCTTCTTCACTTTCTTCTCCCTTTTTGAAATCGAAGCGTGTGCTTGGTGGGGATTCAACCACCGAGCATTCTTGGAGGCTCTGTGTATCGGTAATGTGCTGAGCGAGACTGCTCTAGAGCCAGAAGATAGAAACAAGGTGACAGAAGGCCCTCTCCTTGTCAGGGCAAAAGCCGATATCA TACGCATGATTCAGATCATGAAGGTTATGGGCGAAGACTCCGAGGTCGCAAGACAGCGAGTGCGAATTTTGAGTGACTTTCTGGTGTGA